A stretch of Saccharothrix texasensis DNA encodes these proteins:
- a CDS encoding tyrosine-type recombinase/integrase: MADFEVDAMAGFVLTRASTGLADTTIRGEISNVQQVRDWFGRPLWEMEPTDADTYFGRVLRQAAAGTRHARAAALTTYFEYLHVRHAVELHAMTGRVVACPVDEMNRPKGRKDARLRIPPPAEEIERFFSGWAAELAACRKFAPTARNYAAARLMAEIGLRAGEVRQLDLADVRWELGRFGKIHVRYGKGARGSGPRERMVPLINDAGRTLKWYIEDIWGLFDDDHERPGAPLFPSERRTEGSSSRRLGPDTLRCAVAAATRAHLPGWEGRLTPHVLRHFCASQLYLNGMDLAAIQETLGHSWIATTMRYVHVHREHVEQAWVTGQQRAAQRVEGLV; encoded by the coding sequence TTGGCCGACTTCGAGGTCGACGCGATGGCCGGGTTCGTGCTCACGCGGGCATCGACGGGGTTGGCCGACACCACGATCCGCGGCGAGATCAGCAACGTGCAGCAGGTCCGGGACTGGTTCGGACGCCCGCTGTGGGAGATGGAACCCACCGACGCCGACACGTACTTCGGACGTGTGCTGCGGCAAGCGGCCGCGGGGACGCGGCACGCTCGGGCCGCCGCGCTGACGACCTACTTCGAGTACCTCCACGTCCGGCACGCGGTGGAACTGCACGCCATGACCGGCCGCGTGGTGGCGTGCCCGGTCGATGAGATGAACAGGCCGAAAGGACGGAAGGACGCCCGACTGCGGATCCCGCCGCCGGCCGAGGAGATCGAGCGATTCTTCAGCGGCTGGGCCGCCGAGTTGGCCGCGTGCCGGAAGTTCGCGCCGACCGCCCGCAACTACGCGGCGGCCAGGTTGATGGCGGAGATCGGGCTGCGCGCCGGGGAGGTTCGTCAACTGGACCTGGCCGATGTGCGCTGGGAGTTGGGCAGGTTCGGCAAGATCCACGTCCGCTACGGCAAGGGAGCCCGGGGCTCCGGGCCCCGCGAGCGCATGGTGCCGTTGATCAACGACGCCGGGCGGACCTTGAAGTGGTACATCGAAGACATCTGGGGACTGTTCGACGACGATCACGAGCGGCCCGGCGCACCGCTGTTTCCCTCCGAACGCCGGACCGAGGGCTCCTCCTCGCGCCGCTTGGGCCCTGACACGCTGCGCTGCGCGGTGGCCGCCGCGACCCGAGCGCACCTGCCCGGCTGGGAGGGCCGACTGACCCCGCACGTGTTGCGGCACTTCTGCGCATCCCAGCTCTACCTCAACGGAATGGACCTGGCCGCCATCCAGGAGACCCTGGGACACTCGTGGATCGCGACCACCATGCGCTACGTCCACGTGCACCGCGAACACGTCGAGCAGGCGTGGGTCACCGGTCAGCAGCGCGCGGCACAACGGGTGGAAGGACTGGTCTGA
- a CDS encoding DNA cytosine methyltransferase, translating to MLAALGACRLAWVADPDPHIALILAARMPGVPNLGDVRAVDWTRVEPVDVLVAGWPCQDISAAGKRAGIEKGHRSGLWTDIVAGLRVLRPALVVLENVAALRWKGGGLHRVLGDLAEAGYDAAWHSVRAADVGAAHRRERVFLLAWPRDTTNATHRLLTALSEARARSATGRERDTTCCPQHPWDRCRGHHPSGPGTSAPDPDGVGCEEPRAPDADRWAVAAERGEAAADTARLGHRNGGTRGGSGVPAATVTAGAPAGGPAVVVADTARHRRHERLPGPAGVQGRPDAALRGDQPAYPGHEPQRRRRLVTAPASGSGPTDDPTIRPSVVDWGVYEAAIRRWETVLGRPTPHPAQPGNHGRPVLAPAFVEHLMGLPPGWVTDLPLPRTAQLRALGNGVVPQQAAHAVSLLLHDLAELLHADHQPETGEEVAAA from the coding sequence GTGCTGGCCGCCCTCGGCGCCTGCCGGCTCGCCTGGGTCGCCGACCCTGACCCGCACATCGCGCTCATCCTCGCCGCCCGGATGCCGGGCGTCCCGAATCTCGGCGACGTGCGCGCCGTCGACTGGACCCGTGTGGAGCCGGTCGACGTGCTCGTCGCCGGGTGGCCGTGTCAGGACATCTCCGCCGCGGGCAAGCGCGCGGGCATCGAGAAAGGGCACCGCAGTGGCCTCTGGACCGACATCGTGGCGGGCCTTCGCGTACTACGACCAGCGCTCGTCGTGCTGGAGAACGTCGCCGCGCTTCGCTGGAAAGGCGGGGGGCTCCACCGTGTACTCGGCGACCTGGCCGAAGCGGGGTATGACGCGGCGTGGCATAGCGTCCGCGCCGCCGACGTCGGAGCCGCCCACCGCCGCGAACGCGTATTCCTGCTCGCCTGGCCCCGCGACACCACCAACGCCACCCACCGGCTGCTCACCGCGCTCTCCGAAGCGAGGGCACGATCGGCGACCGGACGGGAACGGGACACGACGTGCTGTCCTCAGCACCCCTGGGATCGCTGCCGCGGCCACCACCCGTCCGGTCCCGGCACGTCTGCTCCCGACCCCGACGGCGTCGGATGCGAAGAACCGCGCGCACCGGACGCAGACCGGTGGGCCGTCGCTGCCGAACGAGGCGAGGCTGCTGCCGACACCGCGCGCCTCGGACACCGGAACGGCGGGACGCGCGGCGGGAGCGGGGTTCCGGCCGCCACTGTCACAGCAGGTGCTCCCGCTGGTGGACCCGCAGTGGTTGTTGCCGACACCGCGCGCCACCGACGGCACGAAAGGTTGCCCGGCCCAGCGGGGGTCCAAGGGCGACCTGATGCTGCCCTCCGCGGTGATCAGCCTGCTTACCCCGGCCACGAACCACAGCGGCGACGCCGGCTCGTGACAGCGCCCGCCTCGGGCAGCGGACCCACCGACGACCCGACCATCCGGCCGTCGGTGGTGGACTGGGGCGTCTACGAGGCGGCGATCCGCCGCTGGGAAACCGTGCTCGGCCGTCCGACACCCCACCCGGCCCAACCGGGCAACCACGGCCGCCCGGTGCTCGCCCCGGCCTTCGTCGAACACCTCATGGGTCTCCCGCCCGGGTGGGTCACCGACCTCCCGCTCCCCCGCACCGCGCAGTTGCGGGCGCTGGGAAACGGCGTCGTCCCCCAGCAGGCCGCCCACGCGGTGTCGCTGCTGCTGCACGACCTCGCCGAACTTCTCCATGCCGACCACCAGCCCGAGACCGGCGAGGAGGTGGCCGCGGCGTGA
- a CDS encoding helix-turn-helix domain-containing protein, which translates to MRWNLRLAAANRGIWKASELQRALAEHGLEISLGKMSNLWSGQPASLKLDDLDVICVVLGCEIGELLTPEPDKVTRPVDTRERNAATGSAPQPMRVVPRRRDGRSLPPA; encoded by the coding sequence GTGCGTTGGAATCTCCGCCTGGCAGCGGCGAACCGCGGCATCTGGAAAGCCTCCGAGCTCCAACGCGCCCTGGCCGAGCACGGCCTGGAGATCTCGCTGGGCAAGATGTCCAACCTGTGGTCGGGCCAGCCGGCCTCGCTCAAGCTCGATGACCTCGACGTCATCTGTGTCGTGCTGGGCTGCGAGATCGGAGAGCTGCTCACTCCCGAACCGGACAAGGTCACCCGGCCTGTCGACACGCGTGAGCGCAACGCGGCCACAGGCTCGGCGCCGCAACCGATGCGGGTCGTTCCCCGACGCCGTGACGGTCGTTCCCTGCCACCGGCGTGA
- a CDS encoding helix-turn-helix domain-containing protein has translation MYTPEQAATMLQVRPSWLRRRAAARAVPCRFLGKHLRFAKQDIEDIAATSRQSPRMPAAAVTRYGNPSRRA, from the coding sequence CTGTACACCCCTGAACAGGCCGCCACGATGCTCCAGGTCCGCCCGTCCTGGCTGCGCAGACGCGCCGCAGCCCGGGCCGTCCCCTGCCGTTTCCTCGGCAAACACCTCCGCTTCGCCAAACAGGACATCGAAGACATCGCCGCCACGAGCCGCCAATCACCCCGAATGCCCGCCGCCGCGGTAACCCGATACGGGAATCCGTCACGACGCGCTTGA
- a CDS encoding TRM11 family SAM-dependent methyltransferase: protein MTSAQVPNPAQPEDHRREGTPVADDRFLRTPSDSTTGPATDLVENAVDGPTRRIPRAVIDDLDDTSSAAGDAERDAAVSVWTTAQNSPAAQRKSRYVAESTAHPAKMLPAVAAHAIEHYTEPGDLVLDPMCGIGTTLVEAVHAGRRAVGIEYEPHWVDVARANLALAHDAGMRQESRVFHGDARQIASLLPPEYAGQAALVVTSPPYGPSTHGQVAVAPGQGVQKYHHLYGNTLDRGNLANIGHHRLLAGFTRILAGLTAYLRPGGHIAITIRPWREHAELIDLPSQILACGVHAGLIPVERCVALLARAADTDLVARGSFFQRDFIRKQREAGLPLHLIAHEDVLIFRTALFPLRSRELEGVQREPEGLLRSVCHRDARVPGEVEAAAS from the coding sequence ATGACCAGCGCCCAGGTTCCGAACCCCGCCCAGCCCGAAGACCACCGCAGGGAAGGCACACCCGTGGCGGACGACCGCTTCCTGCGTACCCCGTCCGACTCCACCACCGGCCCTGCCACGGACCTCGTGGAGAACGCGGTCGACGGGCCGACCCGCCGCATCCCGCGCGCCGTCATCGACGACCTCGACGACACCTCGTCCGCGGCCGGTGACGCAGAACGGGATGCGGCAGTATCGGTGTGGACCACCGCGCAGAACTCCCCCGCGGCGCAGCGCAAGAGCCGCTACGTCGCCGAGTCGACGGCGCACCCGGCCAAGATGCTCCCTGCCGTCGCCGCCCACGCGATCGAGCACTACACCGAGCCCGGCGATCTGGTCCTCGACCCGATGTGCGGCATCGGCACCACCCTCGTCGAAGCCGTGCACGCCGGACGTCGCGCCGTCGGAATCGAGTACGAGCCGCACTGGGTCGACGTCGCCCGCGCCAACCTCGCCCTCGCCCACGACGCCGGGATGCGGCAGGAGAGCCGCGTGTTCCACGGCGACGCCCGCCAGATCGCGTCGCTGCTGCCGCCGGAGTACGCCGGGCAGGCCGCGCTCGTGGTCACCTCACCGCCCTACGGACCGTCCACCCACGGACAGGTTGCGGTGGCCCCCGGCCAAGGGGTGCAGAAGTACCACCACCTCTACGGCAACACCCTCGACCGCGGAAACCTCGCCAACATCGGCCACCACCGGCTGCTCGCCGGGTTCACCCGCATCCTCGCCGGACTCACCGCATACCTGCGGCCGGGCGGGCACATCGCCATCACCATCCGCCCCTGGCGCGAACACGCCGAGCTCATCGACCTGCCCTCGCAGATCCTCGCCTGCGGTGTGCACGCCGGCCTGATCCCGGTCGAACGCTGCGTCGCGCTGCTGGCGCGCGCGGCCGACACCGACCTCGTCGCGCGCGGCAGCTTCTTCCAACGCGACTTCATCCGCAAGCAACGCGAAGCCGGACTGCCGCTGCACCTCATCGCCCATGAGGACGTACTGATCTTCCGCACGGCGTTGTTTCCCTTGCGTTCCAGGGAACTCGAGGGTGTTCAGCGGGAACCCGAGGGCTTGTTGCGGTCAGTGTGCCACAGGGACGCTCGGGTTCCGGGTGAAGTCGAGGCGGCGGCTTCGTGA
- a CDS encoding argonaute/piwi family protein, whose protein sequence is MFTNFLPIRFAGQVVAGVLPYESAGHLEDLRSRLRESHVVVRDRNDVVCVPLAQGAEQIGERRVIASTVRDVLLQTRLLEECLRRILTVEWKYLLRREYPVRFVSRLAGKDLVEQALGRGIDRLHVYPEYSLDVRRSGPREYPGVVIGRKVRYEIDLPVDVLLRRGVPVVGVYVLAESESARAWPSQDAHARRKLVGRVTDVVDGKLLVQSREGEVKLDAARTWIESNLGNFQTVLRKACGRSFERDLVALDGKIAAFNNAERRIADTDKIANALLDLGPLDVAAGMTAHLARPLRLKGSQHPHVRTLSEPTFVFDQSGDKTDRYPEAGLNKFGPFDTESFTPKAPTIAVVVPRQFQGRVETFLTRFRDGVRSSSAFPEGFVRKFRLTDCTFTLIVFDGDVQDASAYKRACLSALEAKEKIDLAFVFTSAAQEHLTGNESPYLVSKSTFMSQSIAVQEFQVENITDSPGIAYPLSTMALAVYAKLGGTPFAIKDNGQPTRRELIFGIGSAQVFEDRLGKGERVVGITTVFNSDGTYLVSNVSREAPYEQYPKALQDALRACLTEIKGRQGWKSNDFIRLVFHVFKLLKDEEAQAIKELVEGLTADFAGVEFAFVTVVDDHPWMILDENARGVSAGKGSKGKYVARRGFAVPISKSEMLVTVKGPREMKSESQGAPKPLQLKLHRESTFTDIDYLAGQLFRFTAMSWRRPYPSTKPVTILYSDLIAGLLGKLRHVTNWNSDVIFGKLRYSRWFL, encoded by the coding sequence TTGTTCACCAACTTCCTGCCAATCCGGTTCGCAGGGCAGGTGGTTGCCGGTGTGCTGCCCTACGAGTCGGCAGGTCACCTTGAGGATCTCCGCAGTCGGCTCCGCGAGTCTCATGTGGTCGTCCGGGATCGAAACGACGTTGTGTGCGTTCCACTGGCACAGGGCGCCGAACAGATCGGCGAGCGCAGGGTGATCGCCTCCACCGTGCGTGACGTGCTGCTGCAGACCCGGCTGCTCGAAGAGTGCCTCAGGCGCATCCTCACAGTGGAGTGGAAGTACCTGCTCAGGCGTGAGTACCCAGTGCGCTTCGTGTCACGGCTGGCCGGCAAGGACCTAGTGGAGCAGGCGTTGGGCCGGGGCATCGACAGGTTGCACGTGTATCCGGAGTACTCGCTGGACGTCCGCCGTAGCGGGCCACGCGAGTACCCCGGCGTGGTGATCGGGAGGAAGGTCCGTTATGAGATTGATCTTCCCGTGGACGTCCTGTTGCGACGTGGCGTTCCGGTGGTCGGGGTCTACGTGCTGGCGGAGTCGGAGTCGGCGCGTGCCTGGCCGTCCCAGGACGCACACGCGCGGCGCAAGCTGGTCGGCCGGGTGACCGATGTGGTCGACGGCAAGCTGCTTGTGCAGTCGCGGGAGGGCGAGGTGAAGCTCGACGCGGCGCGCACGTGGATCGAGTCCAATCTGGGCAACTTCCAGACAGTGCTCCGGAAGGCGTGCGGGCGGTCGTTCGAGCGTGATCTGGTCGCGCTGGACGGCAAGATCGCCGCGTTCAACAACGCGGAGCGGCGCATCGCGGACACGGACAAGATCGCGAACGCATTGCTGGACCTCGGACCGCTCGACGTCGCGGCCGGGATGACGGCGCACCTGGCCAGGCCGCTGCGGTTGAAGGGCAGCCAGCATCCGCACGTTCGCACCTTGAGCGAGCCGACCTTCGTGTTCGACCAGTCGGGGGACAAGACGGATCGGTACCCGGAAGCCGGGCTGAACAAGTTCGGTCCTTTCGACACGGAGTCGTTCACCCCGAAAGCGCCGACGATCGCCGTGGTGGTTCCCCGCCAGTTCCAAGGCCGTGTGGAGACCTTTCTCACCAGGTTTCGCGACGGTGTCCGCAGTTCATCCGCGTTCCCCGAAGGGTTCGTCCGAAAGTTTCGCCTGACCGACTGCACCTTCACCCTCATCGTCTTCGACGGCGATGTGCAGGACGCGAGCGCCTACAAGCGCGCCTGCCTGAGTGCGCTGGAGGCCAAGGAGAAGATCGACCTCGCGTTCGTCTTTACCAGCGCTGCCCAGGAGCACCTGACGGGCAACGAGAGTCCCTATCTGGTGTCCAAGTCGACCTTCATGAGCCAGTCGATCGCGGTCCAGGAGTTCCAGGTCGAGAACATCACGGACAGCCCTGGCATCGCCTACCCGCTGAGCACGATGGCGCTCGCCGTCTACGCCAAACTGGGCGGGACGCCGTTCGCGATCAAGGACAACGGCCAGCCGACCAGGCGGGAGCTGATCTTCGGCATCGGCAGCGCGCAGGTGTTCGAGGACCGGTTGGGCAAGGGGGAGCGCGTCGTCGGGATCACCACCGTCTTCAACTCCGACGGCACCTACCTCGTGTCGAACGTGTCCAGGGAGGCGCCGTACGAGCAGTATCCGAAGGCGCTGCAGGACGCCCTGCGGGCGTGCCTCACCGAAATCAAGGGGCGCCAGGGGTGGAAGTCCAACGACTTCATCCGGCTGGTCTTCCACGTCTTCAAACTCCTGAAAGACGAAGAGGCCCAAGCCATCAAGGAGCTTGTGGAGGGTTTGACGGCGGACTTCGCCGGCGTCGAGTTCGCGTTCGTGACTGTCGTCGACGACCACCCGTGGATGATCCTCGACGAGAACGCCAGGGGGGTCAGCGCGGGGAAGGGGAGCAAGGGGAAGTACGTGGCACGACGCGGTTTCGCCGTGCCGATCAGCAAGAGTGAGATGCTGGTGACGGTCAAGGGACCGCGAGAGATGAAGAGCGAGTCGCAGGGCGCGCCGAAGCCTTTGCAGCTCAAGCTGCACCGCGAGTCCACGTTCACCGACATCGACTACCTGGCCGGACAGCTCTTCAGGTTCACGGCGATGTCCTGGCGGAGACCGTACCCCTCGACGAAGCCGGTGACCATCCTGTACTCCGACCTCATCGCCGGCTTGCTGGGCAAGCTGCGCCACGTGACGAACTGGAACTCCGACGTAATCTTCGGGAAGCTGCGCTACAGCAGGTGGTTCCTGTGA
- a CDS encoding tyrosine-type recombinase/integrase, with product MAYAEKSGKNTWRVRYLCEDGTLGSRSGFTSKGDAEEEARRINRENSGGRTIDPATGRRPFGEWVEPWFGSIDVARTTLAQYRSLTRNHIVPRWGTVPFDAVGNLAAHTWAAQLRAAGLAHSTVKTIMKLFNMMLADAADEGIIDANPVRPRRRGRRRHHRVREIIWVTPEQLLHIALQAATLVGDWAGVLLISAAYTGARWGELAGLQRANTHLDDGCFVVDPDIGALHEVDGTLELGPPKTAESARTVSLPPFLIDLWRAHLDTHDHPHVFVTAEQQLLRRSNFSRRAMRPSADGNHHRTDPPVRVHPVKRGLTFHGLRHSHNTWMIADGIPDVARARRLGHKLPDKIQQIYAHVAPEIETKLLECLQRRWKTALTGLLQKPGGVPGNDPHTRALLRPVV from the coding sequence ATGGCCTATGCGGAAAAATCCGGGAAGAACACCTGGCGTGTCCGGTACCTGTGCGAGGACGGCACTCTCGGGTCACGCTCGGGATTCACGAGTAAGGGCGACGCCGAGGAGGAGGCGCGTCGGATAAACCGGGAGAACAGCGGCGGACGCACCATCGACCCGGCCACCGGCCGAAGGCCCTTCGGCGAATGGGTCGAACCGTGGTTCGGCTCCATCGACGTCGCCCGCACCACCCTCGCCCAATACCGCAGCCTCACCCGCAACCACATCGTCCCCCGCTGGGGCACCGTCCCGTTCGACGCCGTCGGGAACCTCGCCGCACACACCTGGGCCGCCCAACTCCGCGCCGCCGGACTGGCCCACAGCACCGTCAAGACCATCATGAAGCTGTTCAACATGATGCTCGCCGACGCCGCCGACGAAGGCATCATCGACGCCAACCCCGTCCGCCCCCGACGTCGAGGCCGACGCCGCCACCACCGCGTCCGCGAGATCATCTGGGTCACCCCGGAACAACTCCTGCACATCGCCTTGCAAGCCGCGACGCTCGTCGGCGACTGGGCCGGAGTCCTCCTGATCAGCGCCGCCTACACCGGCGCGCGCTGGGGCGAACTCGCCGGTCTCCAACGCGCCAACACCCACCTCGACGACGGCTGCTTCGTCGTCGACCCTGACATCGGCGCCCTGCACGAGGTCGACGGCACCCTCGAACTCGGACCACCCAAAACCGCCGAATCCGCCCGCACCGTCAGCCTCCCGCCGTTCCTGATCGACCTGTGGCGCGCACACCTCGACACCCACGACCACCCACACGTCTTCGTCACCGCCGAACAACAACTGCTCCGCCGCTCCAACTTCTCCCGCCGCGCCATGCGCCCCTCCGCCGACGGCAACCACCACCGCACCGACCCACCCGTCCGAGTCCACCCCGTCAAACGCGGACTCACCTTCCACGGCCTACGCCACAGCCACAACACCTGGATGATCGCCGACGGCATCCCCGACGTCGCCCGCGCCCGCCGCCTCGGCCACAAACTCCCCGACAAAATCCAACAGATCTACGCCCACGTCGCACCCGAAATCGAAACAAAACTCCTCGAATGCCTCCAGCGGCGATGGAAGACCGCGCTTACCGGCCTTCTTCAAAAACCCGGAGGTGTACCGGGCAATGACCCGCACACGCGGGCGCTGCTCCGGCCCGTTGTCTGA
- a CDS encoding integrase: MVARDGTGSKIARSVTGCAECLAWGLTHARGVCLACYNFAAPRFGHLPGECGACRREVPLKNGYCRLCWFQAREDRIVTAVDARSAVLIAPHLPAVRSHQLFLAGMTRRRAVARTSPRRHGAKGRPLKAPPASVARPDTRWEQQVLFADEVLARDYRHVGIDLRRGPAPDNPWLGWALHLAHTAAEARGWAPVTRRGMQRTLVTLLAGHHDSDRIRATDVRTVASRHSVNVDYAIAILDAMDVLTEDRPQVFDTWLAAKLDGMAPAIGHEAGRWARVLHDGGPRTLPRKPDTVRAYLRAVRPALLDWSTRYDHLREVTRDDVVACLRRLRGEPRAGAVTALRSLFGWARRSGVVFRNPATRISIGRREHVLWQPLSIQDIAEAVAMATTPQARVFIAMAAVHAARPHQIRAMQLHDVDLADRHLTIGGRRRPLDDLTRTVLNDWLTYRAQRWPATANPHLLISKESALRHGPVSAVWMRDLRGLTANLERLRIDRQLEEAMTTGPDPLHLAMLFGISETTAIRYANNARQLLETPHEAAASTSPGTRASLWHTDRNKPSGSR; the protein is encoded by the coding sequence ATGGTGGCCAGGGACGGGACCGGCTCGAAGATCGCCCGGTCGGTGACCGGCTGTGCCGAATGCCTGGCGTGGGGCCTGACGCATGCGCGCGGGGTCTGTCTTGCCTGCTACAACTTCGCGGCGCCTCGGTTCGGCCACCTGCCCGGCGAGTGCGGCGCCTGCCGGCGTGAGGTGCCGTTGAAGAACGGTTACTGCCGCCTGTGCTGGTTCCAGGCGCGCGAAGACCGCATCGTGACCGCGGTCGACGCGCGTTCGGCGGTGCTGATCGCACCGCACCTTCCCGCGGTGCGCAGCCACCAACTGTTCCTGGCCGGGATGACCCGACGTCGCGCCGTTGCCCGCACGAGCCCGCGTCGCCACGGCGCGAAAGGCCGTCCCCTCAAGGCCCCGCCCGCATCGGTGGCCCGACCGGACACACGGTGGGAACAGCAGGTGCTGTTCGCCGACGAGGTGCTCGCCCGCGACTACCGGCACGTCGGGATCGACCTGCGCCGCGGTCCCGCTCCGGACAACCCGTGGCTGGGCTGGGCGCTGCACCTCGCCCACACCGCGGCCGAGGCCCGCGGATGGGCCCCGGTCACCAGACGCGGGATGCAGCGCACCCTGGTCACCCTGCTGGCCGGTCACCACGACAGCGACCGGATCCGCGCCACCGACGTGCGCACGGTCGCGTCCCGGCACAGCGTGAACGTCGACTACGCCATCGCGATCCTCGACGCGATGGACGTGCTCACCGAGGACCGGCCGCAGGTCTTCGACACCTGGCTGGCCGCCAAACTCGACGGGATGGCTCCCGCCATCGGACACGAGGCGGGCCGGTGGGCCCGTGTCCTGCACGACGGCGGCCCGCGCACCCTGCCCCGCAAACCCGACACGGTCCGCGCCTACCTGCGGGCCGTGCGCCCCGCCCTGCTGGACTGGTCGACCCGCTACGACCATCTGCGCGAGGTGACCCGCGACGACGTCGTGGCCTGCCTGCGCCGGCTGCGCGGAGAACCCCGCGCGGGTGCCGTCACCGCGCTGCGTTCGCTGTTCGGCTGGGCCAGGCGCAGCGGCGTCGTCTTCCGCAATCCCGCGACCAGGATCTCCATCGGCAGACGCGAACACGTGCTCTGGCAGCCGCTGTCCATCCAGGACATCGCCGAAGCGGTCGCCATGGCCACCACACCGCAAGCCCGCGTGTTCATCGCGATGGCCGCCGTGCACGCCGCCCGACCGCATCAGATCCGCGCCATGCAACTGCACGACGTCGACCTCGCGGATCGACATCTCACCATCGGCGGACGGCGACGGCCGCTCGACGACCTGACCCGCACCGTCCTGAACGACTGGCTGACCTACCGCGCACAACGCTGGCCCGCCACCGCGAACCCGCACCTGTTGATCAGCAAGGAAAGCGCACTGCGGCACGGACCGGTCAGCGCCGTGTGGATGCGAGACCTTCGTGGCCTGACCGCCAACCTCGAACGGCTGCGCATCGACCGGCAACTCGAGGAAGCGATGACCACCGGCCCCGATCCGCTGCACCTGGCCATGCTCTTCGGCATCTCCGAGACGACCGCGATCCGCTACGCCAACAACGCCCGCCAGCTCCTCGAGACTCCTCACGAAGCCGCCGCCTCGACTTCACCCGGAACCCGAGCGTCCCTGTGGCACACTGACCGCAACAAGCCCTCGGGTTCCCGCTGA
- a CDS encoding DUF7221 family queuine tRNA-ribosyltransferase-like protein, giving the protein MKFYLGTHQPGWLARDLGVPLLVSHRRLAGRRTLPRATTGWALDSGGFTELSLHGHWRTDATAYAVAVRRYATEIGHLDWAAPQDWMTEPHVLARTGLSLHTHQHRTVTNYLRLRDLAPDLPIIPVLQGQSADDYHRCADLYERHGIDLAALPLVGVGSVCRRQHTADVERIMRSLAARALRLHGFGVKLTGLARYADTITSSDSASWSLTGRYTTGCTPTHRSESNCLRFALAWHNRVLQTLTPDTDPREPQPDPSRGHHEHPTTRPRTPTPSHPADTRPADHRPATGPHPPTGNPRTGRTCRPGRRPERPATRHR; this is encoded by the coding sequence ATGAAGTTCTACCTCGGCACCCACCAACCGGGCTGGTTGGCCCGCGACCTCGGCGTGCCGCTCCTGGTCAGCCACCGCCGCCTGGCCGGGCGCCGAACCCTCCCCCGAGCCACTACAGGATGGGCACTGGACTCGGGTGGGTTCACCGAACTGTCCCTGCACGGCCACTGGCGCACTGACGCGACCGCCTACGCCGTCGCCGTCCGCCGCTACGCCACCGAGATCGGCCACCTCGACTGGGCCGCACCCCAGGACTGGATGACCGAACCCCACGTCCTGGCCCGCACCGGACTGAGCCTGCATACCCACCAACACCGCACCGTCACCAACTACCTCCGACTGCGCGACCTCGCACCCGACCTCCCGATCATCCCCGTCCTGCAAGGACAATCCGCCGACGACTACCACCGCTGCGCCGATCTGTACGAACGACACGGCATCGACCTCGCCGCGCTGCCCCTGGTCGGGGTCGGCAGCGTCTGCCGACGACAGCACACCGCCGACGTCGAACGCATCATGCGGTCACTGGCCGCACGCGCGCTGCGCCTGCACGGCTTCGGCGTCAAGCTCACCGGCCTCGCCCGTTACGCCGACACCATCACCAGCTCCGACTCGGCGTCCTGGAGCCTCACCGGCCGCTACACCACCGGCTGCACACCCACCCACCGCAGCGAATCCAACTGCCTGCGCTTCGCCCTGGCCTGGCACAACCGCGTCCTGCAGACCCTCACACCGGACACCGACCCACGAGAACCTCAACCGGATCCCTCGCGAGGACACCATGAGCACCCCACGACGCGTCCCCGGACGCCTACGCCCTCACACCCCGCTGACACCCGCCCCGCCGACCACCGACCCGCCACCGGCCCCCACCCGCCCACCGGCAATCCCCGAACCGGTCGAACGTGTCGACCCGGTCGTCGCCCGGAACGCCCCGCAACCCGACACCGGTGA
- a CDS encoding pilin has translation MTTASAALLLVLHASSAHADTVVLAVAGSVDEVLNNIRNWLMGILAGLATVFLTVGGVRRVFGAGDPGEQEKSKQAFKSAGIGYGLAALAPLVVTVLKGIVGA, from the coding sequence ATGACCACAGCATCGGCCGCGCTCCTACTGGTTCTGCACGCGTCGTCGGCTCATGCGGACACCGTTGTGCTGGCGGTCGCGGGCAGCGTCGACGAGGTCCTGAACAACATTCGTAATTGGTTGATGGGCATCCTGGCCGGGCTGGCGACGGTGTTCCTGACCGTGGGCGGTGTGCGTCGGGTGTTCGGCGCCGGTGACCCCGGCGAGCAGGAGAAGTCCAAGCAGGCGTTCAAGTCGGCCGGGATCGGTTACGGCCTGGCCGCGCTCGCCCCGCTGGTCGTCACCGTGCTCAAGGGAATTGTGGGGGCCTGA